From the Lactuca sativa cultivar Salinas chromosome 9, Lsat_Salinas_v11, whole genome shotgun sequence genome, the window ACTTTAATAAAGATAGTGATTTCTATGTCCTTTAATGTTTTTACATACCAGTTTCTAACATTGATACTATGGTACAGTTGATTAATCATATTGTAAAGCCCCATTGATGCATAAAAAGTAAAAACAATTATTTAGCCTTATTTGCTCTTGTTTGTTACTTCTAATCAATACATTTAAACTATTAGTACATCATGAATTTAAATATGTAGCCGTCCATCCTACCACTTTATGTTATACAATTATTATaattgtataattatataaaatttttgattttagttGACTGTCTTGAATTgcaattttatagttttttttataggAACTTAAAAATCTTAAATGATCCTAAAGTAAAAGCTTAAGCACTAGTTACCTATAAAAGCCATGGTGACCGGCCGATAAGGAGTTGACAGTTGCAGTCGCACCCTCTTGATTTTAATGATCTGAGTTAAACCTTATAAGACTAAAAAAAAGTTCTttattttattcttatttaaggaatattttattttagaataatggagaattaaataaattaaacaattacatAGAACAAATAATTAAACCAAGTCAACCCTACTTCTTCCCACTCATATACCATCAAAGATACATATATTCAAACATGTTCATCACCCACTTGCCTCCATCTTCTTTTATATcattatcatcatcctcattgtcATTTCAAAATTTGGAGAGAAAAAAAAGATGATCAAGAAAATACCCATGATGAAATTACTCATTAATCTTCCATTTTTATTGATTTTAGCAAGTAATCATCTTTCACTGCATATGATCCATGGACAAACCCAAGATTCATGTGGTTCAAACTCAAATTTTGGTAGTCTCAGTAGCCAGATCTTGTTTGAAACTTCTTCTCTCAATTGTCTTGCTGTTTGGTCTTCGGAAAATTTCATCCTTAGAGTAAGTCTCTTCATCGATCCATGACTTGTGTGTTTTGATTGTGTAATGCTTTAACTATTGATTATGATCTTGAATGATCATTTTTTGTTCTTCAACGTGTTGATCAAATGGCTGTGTTTTTCATATATGTCTAAGGAATTATTGGGTTTTAAATGGTATGGGATTCTTAGTATTTTTCAAGAATTTACTTGAAGGTCATGTATTAGAAAAACATATTTCggtatttttttttgtcaatCCAGGGTCTTCTAAAACTAAAAACATATACAATGGTTACAAAAACCAATCACTTTAAACGATCATATGAtcttaaatagttttttttactctttaaTAATATGTTATTATGCATAACTTTAAAATTGTTGTAAAAAACATACGGATTCTTTCTTGTTTGTGCAAAAACTATAACATATGTGATATAACTATATGTCGATCGATgaaaatttatgttttataattcaCAGTACTCACAAGCTGGCCCAAGTTTGTGGAGCTTTATCTTATCAGCCCCAATATCAAATTCTTACATTGGAATGGGGTTTTCACCCAATGGCGCTATGGTGGGGTCCAGTGCCGTTGTAGGATGGGTGGCTAGCGATGGCTCAGGCAACATGAAAAAGTACTTCCTTGGTGGTCAAACCCCGAGTCAAGTGTTGGTTGATCAGGGAGACTTACAAATTCTTGGAAACACGTCTACAATTCTTTCAGATACTTCTCGGATATATATGGCGTTTCAGTTGGCTATAGACGAACCAAGGCCACAGCTTGTGTATTCTGTTGGGGATAATAGCAACCCCCCTCCAAGTACACCGAGCTTTCGCTTGACTCAACATAGAAACCACGCAGCCATCCGTTTGAATTATGCCTCGGGTAAGTGCTTTACAAAATAATTATAATACTTTTAAAGATTCACTAAAAACAAATGTAATATTCATATGCAAATTTTCCATCAATCTAACTTTATGACAAAAAAACAAATAGGAATTTAATCTTTAGGTTTAGGACGTCAAATTTTAAGCTGTTTGATCATCTTCCTCTAGAGTCGGAGTTGGTTGTGTTGTTGATAGTTGCTTAGAATATTTGCCACAAGATTTGACTTTGAAGGGGTCCAATGCCCATTGACAAACGACAACTACTTGTTAACTTCTTATACTGGGCCTTTTTTTGGACTAAAGAAAGAATTGGATGTCAATAGCTTAATTTATGTTATGGTTAATATTCAATACAAAAATagcaatatatttttattcatttatttattataatatttatttaatctcTATAATTATAGTActgtatattaaaaaaaactcaaTAGTTATAATAATGATATCCAAATTAATAAGAACGAAAAAACTAAATACAACATTATATCCGGATATGTATTGCAAAGtacaattatttaaaaaaaagttatgaatataatattataatatacataaataaaaatataatcatataatacacaaataaatgatattttatcatatattgcgtttagggggtgtttggataggaaaaaaagaagtgtttattgcttattcccacaataagctaattatgagtgtttggataaaatctagcttattaagctaaataaactaattttaataagcatctcttcccatgtttattgtttattgcttattcccaccacaaataaactaataaacaataagctaataagctaatccaaacacccccttagtccTTGCCAATACTCATGACGTGTAATGGTTTCACATTGTCCATGCATCCATTTTTAAGATAAATATAGTGCATTGTACAATCTTCGATGCATAGTATACAATCATAATACTAATATaactaaatatttaataaattttgttttttaaatattttttatgattatttatttatttatgatgaTATAGGTGAAGGTAGTCGAATCAAGGCCCCTTACTCGAACTTAAAGAGGGCTCATGGAACCTTGAACATGATGGGGTGGGGCATATTGATCCCTATTGGCGCCATGGTTGCTCGCTATTTGAAACATATGAATCCTTTATGGTTTTATGTGCATACGGGTATTCAATCATTAGGGTTTATTCTTGGATTATCTGGTGTGATTGCGGGACTTGTTTTAGATAATCGTATTGATGCCAATGTTAACAAGCACAAAGGACTTGGCATAACGATTCTTGCATTTGGTTGCCTTCAGGTTTCTACATTATTATATTTTTGTCTATTGTCTCAATGAATTTATGCTTTGAACACTATCAGAAAATACTTGAATTTTAATGTTTTCAGACGTAACACAAGAAATATATAAGATTGTAGAAgtataatttatgttttttaaattaCAGGTACTAGCTTTCTTGGCTCGCCCTGCTGTAGAGGCAAAAACAAGAACATACTGGAACTGGTATCACTCTAGTGTAGGGAGACTAATGATATTTTTTGCGATTGTGAATATTTTCTATGGGATCCATTTGGCTAAAGCAGGAAGCTCATGGAATGCTGGTTATGGAGTCGTTCTTGGAATTTTGGTTACAAGTGGTTTGATTTTAGAGATTAACATGTTAAGGAAAAAGTAATTGTATATCTAATATCTTTTTTGTTCGTGCTTACTATAGATATGCTTGGGCTCGtgcgtgtgtgtgtatgtgtattcgAACCAATAGCcatcattgtttttttttttgttgtgatTACATGTTATTTCTCATACTTCTAGGATTTCAGAATACAAACTGCaactatatttttttattaagtaTAAATTATTATgaaattcatttcattctatCTATGAAATATTTTTGTTCATGTTATTGTATCGATCAACTGCTTTGTGTATCCTTAATTTATCTGATACTAGTTGTCTTCATCTCCAAAGTCTCGTCATTTGAGTTGTTTTTCAGTTGAAGGTTAATTAGGAGCGAACTACCAAAATATTCACGACTTTTGGACTACTAGGGCACGACCATGTGAGATGGCTCATGCGTTTTGTTGTTAATAATGAAAAGATCAAAACATCTCCTTATTCCTTGTAACATATGACCGGTCTTAATAcaacataaataaatataatgTAAATGAAGATCATAAATGAAAGTGATGATGATGTATTATTGAAGTCTCATATACTTTACCAAATTATAATAGTGAAATCATTTTGTATACGGATGGCATAATATAAATAACTATGCTTCCTAAAAtgaatctaccctaataaatataatataaatagtGAAATCATATACTTTACCAAATTATAATAGTGAAATCATTTTGTATACGGATGGCATAATATAAATAACTATGCTTCCTAAAAtga encodes:
- the LOC111908458 gene encoding cytochrome b561 and DOMON domain-containing protein At3g07570; its protein translation is MIKKIPMMKLLINLPFLLILASNHLSLHMIHGQTQDSCGSNSNFGSLSSQILFETSSLNCLAVWSSENFILRYSQAGPSLWSFILSAPISNSYIGMGFSPNGAMVGSSAVVGWVASDGSGNMKKYFLGGQTPSQVLVDQGDLQILGNTSTILSDTSRIYMAFQLAIDEPRPQLVYSVGDNSNPPPSTPSFRLTQHRNHAAIRLNYASGEGSRIKAPYSNLKRAHGTLNMMGWGILIPIGAMVARYLKHMNPLWFYVHTGIQSLGFILGLSGVIAGLVLDNRIDANVNKHKGLGITILAFGCLQVLAFLARPAVEAKTRTYWNWYHSSVGRLMIFFAIVNIFYGIHLAKAGSSWNAGYGVVLGILVTSGLILEINMLRKK